A genome region from Cydia pomonella isolate Wapato2018A chromosome 21, ilCydPomo1, whole genome shotgun sequence includes the following:
- the LOC133529695 gene encoding beta-alanyl-bioamine nonribosomal peptide synthetase ebony, which translates to MGSLPRVSVVSGARRAIPAAPLPSHLARLDCSDSTALVYSDETGTTRVTYAQLAARTNALARALASRARGAGANQDGDFVVAVCMQPTHNTVMALLACWKAGAAYVPMEPSFPQQRINHILQDAQPALVIYDDRCNPSMFAATGLPSVSFEELAMEASGLSAEPLNPMEMLADSCANSIAIVLYTSGSTGVPKGVRLPYSAICNRLWWQFHTFPFTETEATCVWKTALTFVDSVCEIWGPLLHGRSLLILSRETTRDPQKLVRVLAENQIQRLVLVPTLLRSILMYLSLNRSERPLQNLKLWVCSGETLSKELAAQFFQYFGDHSGYKLANFYGSTEVMGDVTYYVLQNTAQLDNHNTIPIGSPLDNCEVYLLDEEMHPARESEVGEVWVAGANLACGYVGGQAPDKFCDNPHATSADYGRLYRTGDFGMLQKGVILYAGRTDSQIKIRGHRVDLQEVERAVAAVNGVEKAVVLCYGLATGNPEILAFVTIEPNAKLGSHHIEAALKNALTSYMIPQVIMIDTIPLLVNGKVDRQALLKMYENTNNNDDSEIPLDIDYSGVDSDSMDKARVLFETVGEVLGRAARGALSVRAGFYELGGNSLNSIYTITRLRDKGYYIEISDFLEAANLGEVLSKLSTSPDCQGNNQPKFTAEPMRDEHKDDVIDMIVTSFYEKAELEQFLRHEIETRDYAHCISACWAALLQARLSVVLRDDSGTPVAVALNFDARDEPEIELTGGLAKIMSFLEFVEGSVRDTMLPEGKGTILHSFMMATAEHLSARENVAAIRALEHATVRVARDQRFLGVFTTNTSPLTQQLGTDVLGFQTLLDYQINQYVDENGARIFGEAPDDMRAIVCWKTVE; encoded by the exons ATGGGTTCTCTGCCTCGGGTCTCAGTGGTGTCGGGTGCGCGGCGCGCGATCCCCGCGGCTCCGCTGCCGTCCCACCTGGCCCGCTTGGACTGTAGCGACTCCACTGCTCTCGTGTACTCTG ATGAGACTGGCACGACGCGCGTAACCTACGCGCAACTAGCGGCACGCACAAATGCGCTGGCGCGTGCGTTGGCATCGCGagcgcgcggcgccggcgctaACCAGGATGGCGACTTTGTCGTCGCCGTGTGCATGCAGCCTACACACAA CACAGTGATGGCGCTCCTCGCGTGCTGGAAAGCCGGAGCCGCCTACGTGCCCATGGAACCCAGCTTCCCACAGCAGCGCATCAACCACATATTGCAGGATGCACAACCTGCCCTGGTTATCTACGATGACCGCT GCAACCCCTCCATGTTTGCCGCCACTGGCTTGCCGTCAGTCTCCTTCGAGGAGCTGGCGATGGAAGCGAGTGGTCTGTCTGCGGAGCCCCTGAACCCGATGGAGATGCTGGCTGACTCCTGCGCTAATAGCATCGCCATCGTGTTGTATACTTCTGGAAGCACTGGAGTGCCTAAAG GAGTCCGTCTTCCGTACTCCGCTATCTGCAACCGCCTGTGGTGGCAGTTCCACACTTTCCCGTTCACGGAAACAGAAGCCACTTGCGTCTGGAAGACCGCTCTAACCTTCGTAGACTCAGTCTGCGAGATCTGGGGGCCGTTGCTGCATGGACGGTCTTTGTTGATCCTGTCCAGAGAGACGACTAGGGACCCGCAGAAGCTGGTGCGGGTTTTGGCTGAGAATCAG ataCAACGACTGGTCCTCGTCCCAACCCTCCTCCGTTCGATCCTCATGTACCTCTCCCTCAACCGCTCTGAACGCCCGCTCCAGAATCTTAAGCTATGGGTCTGCTCCGGAGAAACCCTCAGCAAGGAGCTGGCTGCCCAGTTCTTCCAGTATTTCGGAGACCACAGCGGTTATAAGTTGGCGAATTTCTATGGGAGCACTGAGGTTATGGGAGATGTGACGTATTATGTGTTACAGAATACTGCGCAGTTGGATAATCATAATACCATCCCGATTG GTTCTCCCCTGGACAACTGCGAAGTATACTTACTCGATGAGGAGATGCACCCAGCGCGCGAGTCCGAGGTGGGCGAGGTGTGGGTCGCTGGGGCCAATCTGGCGTGCGGATACGTGGGTGGACAGGCGCCTGACAAGTTCTGTGACAACCCTCATGCTACGAGCGCAG ACTACGGCCGCCTCTACCGTACCGGAGACTTTGGCATGCTGCAAAAAGGAGTCATTCTGTACGCAGGACGGACCGACTCCCAAATAAAGATCCGCGGGCATAGGGTGGATCTACAGGAGGTGGAACGTGCTGTCGCCGCTGTCAACGGTGTAGAGAAAG CCGTGGTCCTCTGCTACGGGCTTGCGACCGGCAACCCTGAGATCCTAGCTTTCGTCACCATCGAGCCAAATGCCAAGCTTGGTTCGCATCACATCGAAGCTGCTCTGAAGAATGCCCTTACCTCCTACATGATCCCGCAG GTTATCATGATCGACACCATTCCATTGCTTGTCAACGGCAAAGTGGACAGACAAGCACTGCTTAAGATGtacgaaaatacaaataacaacG ATGACTCAGAAATCCCCCTAGACATCGACTATTCCGGCGTCGACTCCGACAGCATGGACAAAGCCCGGGTTCTCTTCGAGACCGTTGGAGAGGTCCTCGGTCGCGCCGCCAGGGGAGCTCTATCAGTCAGAGCGGGCTTCTACGAGCTGGGAGGGAACTCTCTAAACTCCATCTATACAATCACTAGGTTGAGGGATAAGGGGTATTATATCG AAATCAGTGACTTCCTGGAGGCAGCCAACCTCGGAGAGGTGCTTTCGAAGCTGTCCACCAGCCCTGACTGCCAGGGCAACAACCAGCCCAAGTTCACAGCCGAACCGATGCGCGATGAACACAAGGACGACGTCATTGA CATGATAGTGACCTCGTTCTACGAGAAAGCGGAGCTGGAGCAGTTCCTCCGGCACGAGATTGAGACGCGCGACTACGCGCACTGCATCAGCGCGTGTTGGGCCGCCCTGTTGCAAGCGCGTCTCTCCGTTGTTCTTAGAGACG ATAGCGGAACTCCAGTGGCTGTGGCCTTGAACTTCGATGCTCGTGACGAGCCAGAAATTGAACTTACTGGCGGACTCGCCAAAATTATGTCTTTCCTGGAATTCGTCGAGGGTTCAGTTAGAGACACTATGCTCCCCGAAGGCAAAG GCACCATCCTCCACTCCTTCATGATGGCGACGGCCGAGCACCTGAGCGCGCGCGAGAACGTGGCCGCGATCCGCGCGCTCGAGCACGCCACCGTGCGCGTGGCGCGCGACCAACGGTTCCTCGGCGTGTTCACCACCAACACCAGCCCGCTTACACAG CAACTAGGCACTGACGTCCTCGGCTTCCAAACCCTCCTGGACTACCAGATCAACCAATACGTGGACGAGAACGGCGCTCGTATCTTCGGAGAGGCCCCTGATGACATGAGGGCTATCGTTTGCTGGAAAACTGTTGAATGA